Proteins from a genomic interval of Rosa chinensis cultivar Old Blush chromosome 2, RchiOBHm-V2, whole genome shotgun sequence:
- the LOC112186377 gene encoding deoxyhypusine synthase isoform X2: MQRNQRLRFQRGTRLLSSLRFDDHYWFPSHQSRRSHRSRQPNDWRLADEAVAEDCGEEERDGKFRESVKCKVFLGFTSNLVSSGLRDVFRYLVEHHAVDVVVTTAGGIEEDLIKCLAPTYKGDFALAGAYLRSKGLNRIGNLLVPNDNYCKFEDWILPIFDQMLKEQNEQNVLWTPSKLIARLGKEINDERSYLYWAYKNNVPVYCPSITDGSLGDMLYFHSFRSPGLVVDIVQDIRAMNGEAVRAGLRKTGMIILGGGLPKHHICNANMMRNGADYAVFINTAQEYDGSDSGARPDEAVSWGKIRGSAKTVKVHCDATIVFPFLVAETFAKKVSKTTT, encoded by the exons ATGCAGCGAAATCAAAGGCTACGATTTCAACGAGGGACTCGATTACTCTCGTCTCTTCGGTTCGATGATCACTACTGGTTTCCAAGCCACCAATCTCGGAGAAGCCATCGAAGTCGTCAACCAAATG ATTGGAGGCTGGCAGATGAGGCTGTAGCTGAGGATTGCGGTGAGGAGGAGAGGGATGGGAAGTTTAGGGAGTCTGTCAAGTGTAAAGTGTTTTTGGGGTTCACTTCGAATTTGGTTTCGTCTGGGCTTAGAGATGTGTTTAGGTACTTGGTGGAGCACCATGCGGTGGATGTGGTGGTCACAACTGCTGGTGGCATTGAGGAGGATCTTATCAAATGCCTTGCGCCGACTTATAAGGGTGATTTCGCTCTAGCAGGGGCGTATTTGAGGTCCAAGGGATTGAATCGTATCGGTAATTTACTGGTTCCTAATGATAACTATTGCAAATTTGAGGATTGGATCTTACCGATTTTCGATCAGATGTTGAAGGAACAGAATGAACAG AATGTGCTGTGGACGCCATCTAAATTGATTGCACGCTTGGGGAAGGAAATAAATGATGAAAGATCGTATCTTTACTGGGCATACAAG AACAATGTCCCAGTTTACTGTCCATCCATAACAGATGGCTCATTGGGAGACATGTTGTACTTCCATTCTTTCCGCAGCCCAGGTCTGGTTGTTGACATAGTGCAAG ATATTAGGGCCATGAATGGTGAAGCTGTTCGTGCAGGTCTGAGGAAGACTGGAATGATCATCCTCGGAGGAGGCCTGCCCAAACATCACATTTGCAATGCTAATATGATGCGCAATGGTGCTGATTATGCTGTGTTTATTAACACTGCACAGGAGTATGATGGTAGTGATTCTGGAGCTCGTCCTGATGAGGCTGTCTCCTGGGGGAAAATACGGGGTTCTGCCAAAACTGTTAAG GTGCACTGTGATGCAACAATTGTTTTCCCTTTTCTGGTTGCTGAGACATTTGCAAAGAAAGTTAGCAAGACTACGACCTAG
- the LOC112186377 gene encoding deoxyhypusine synthase isoform X1, with protein sequence MEDGKIASVHSTVFKESENLQGKCSEIKGYDFNEGLDYSRLFGSMITTGFQATNLGEAIEVVNQMLDWRLADEAVAEDCGEEERDGKFRESVKCKVFLGFTSNLVSSGLRDVFRYLVEHHAVDVVVTTAGGIEEDLIKCLAPTYKGDFALAGAYLRSKGLNRIGNLLVPNDNYCKFEDWILPIFDQMLKEQNEQNVLWTPSKLIARLGKEINDERSYLYWAYKNNVPVYCPSITDGSLGDMLYFHSFRSPGLVVDIVQDIRAMNGEAVRAGLRKTGMIILGGGLPKHHICNANMMRNGADYAVFINTAQEYDGSDSGARPDEAVSWGKIRGSAKTVKVHCDATIVFPFLVAETFAKKVSKTTT encoded by the exons ATGGAAGACGGTAAAATCGCAAGCGTGCACTCCACAGTGTTCAAAGAATCAGAGAATTTGCAAGGCAAATGCAGCGAAATCAAAGGCTACGATTTCAACGAGGGACTCGATTACTCTCGTCTCTTCGGTTCGATGATCACTACTGGTTTCCAAGCCACCAATCTCGGAGAAGCCATCGAAGTCGTCAACCAAATG CTAGATTGGAGGCTGGCAGATGAGGCTGTAGCTGAGGATTGCGGTGAGGAGGAGAGGGATGGGAAGTTTAGGGAGTCTGTCAAGTGTAAAGTGTTTTTGGGGTTCACTTCGAATTTGGTTTCGTCTGGGCTTAGAGATGTGTTTAGGTACTTGGTGGAGCACCATGCGGTGGATGTGGTGGTCACAACTGCTGGTGGCATTGAGGAGGATCTTATCAAATGCCTTGCGCCGACTTATAAGGGTGATTTCGCTCTAGCAGGGGCGTATTTGAGGTCCAAGGGATTGAATCGTATCGGTAATTTACTGGTTCCTAATGATAACTATTGCAAATTTGAGGATTGGATCTTACCGATTTTCGATCAGATGTTGAAGGAACAGAATGAACAG AATGTGCTGTGGACGCCATCTAAATTGATTGCACGCTTGGGGAAGGAAATAAATGATGAAAGATCGTATCTTTACTGGGCATACAAG AACAATGTCCCAGTTTACTGTCCATCCATAACAGATGGCTCATTGGGAGACATGTTGTACTTCCATTCTTTCCGCAGCCCAGGTCTGGTTGTTGACATAGTGCAAG ATATTAGGGCCATGAATGGTGAAGCTGTTCGTGCAGGTCTGAGGAAGACTGGAATGATCATCCTCGGAGGAGGCCTGCCCAAACATCACATTTGCAATGCTAATATGATGCGCAATGGTGCTGATTATGCTGTGTTTATTAACACTGCACAGGAGTATGATGGTAGTGATTCTGGAGCTCGTCCTGATGAGGCTGTCTCCTGGGGGAAAATACGGGGTTCTGCCAAAACTGTTAAG GTGCACTGTGATGCAACAATTGTTTTCCCTTTTCTGGTTGCTGAGACATTTGCAAAGAAAGTTAGCAAGACTACGACCTAG
- the LOC112186379 gene encoding probable caffeoyl-CoA O-methyltransferase At4g26220 produces the protein MEHNTEKVSKGLLQNDELYQYILETSVYPREPEHLKELRDATASHPRAEMATAPDAGQLMTMLLGLVDAKKTIEVGVFTGYSLLLTALAIPEDGKVVAIDVNREPYDQIGFPIIKKAGVEHKIDLIESEALPVLDKLLEQHENEGSFDFAFVDADKVNYWHYHERLMKLLKVGGIAVYDNTLWGGSVVMPIESTPEHMKPGRQYTIELNKLLAADTRVQTSHASLGDGITVCRRLY, from the exons ATGGAGCACAACACGGAAAAGGTATCAAAGGGACTATTGCAGAATGATGAATTGTATCAG TATATCTTGGAGACTAGTGTGTATCCGCGTGAACCGGAGCATCTCAAGGAGCTTAGGGATGCCACTGCCAGCCACCCCAG GGCTGAGATGGCTACTGCACCAGATGCAGGCCAGTTGATGACCATGCTGTTGGGGCTAGTAGATGCAAAGAAGACGATTGAAGTTGGAGTTTTTACTGGATACTCTCTTCTCCTCACTGCTCTTGCAATTCCTGAGGATGGCAAG GTTGTAGCCATAGATGTAAACCGTGAGCCATATGATCAAATAGGATTTCCAATCATAAAGAAAGCTGGTGTTGAGCACAAAATTGACCTCATTGAATCTGAGGCGCTGCCAGTTCTTGATAAGCTATTGGAACAA CATGAAAATGAAGGAAGTTTTGACTTTGCTTTTGTCGATGCGGACAAGGTTAACTATTGGCATTACCATGAGAGACTAATGAAGCTGCTGAAGGTGGGAGGTATAGCTGTGTATGATAACACTCTTTGGGGAGGGTCAGTTGTAATGCCTATTGAGTCGACTCCAGAACACATGAAACCAGGCAGACAGTATACTATAGAGCTCAACAAGTTACTTGCTGCTGATACTCGTGTCCAAACTTCGCATGCTTCTTTGGGTGATGGGATCACAGTTTGTAGGCGACTATACTGA